CGATAATCTCCAAAAACCTAACCCCCCTGCCCCCCTTCCCTACGTTAGCGCAGCGTGCCGAAGGCTGGGAAGGGGGGTTTCAAAGCCTCTCCCCGCTTCGGGGAGAGGTTTGGAGAGGGGTTAATTTATACCTTGAAAACTTTTAAAACATCTTCTTAAAGAAGTCGGTGATCTGGGTATTTTGGGTATTAGAAAAAACTGATTGTTTGCGGAATAAAACTAGATGAACTCTCCCAATAATCTACTTTATTAACTTTCACTTTTAGCAAAGCAATATCTGGTTCATCTATTCCTTGGGGAAACCAAATTCCTAATTCTGGTCGCCATTTTTCTTGAAGTTGATAACGATCTCTTGTTAATTGTGCTGTACCTAATATAGAAACATATCGCTGCTGATTAGGTGCAGAAAAACTCACATTTACCTGTTGATGATGTTGGATTTCTACTATCTTATGGGAGTTAGCTGAGGTAAAAAACCAAAGTGTCCCATTATCGTCAATTTCATGACCTATTGACATAGGACGACTGTGTAAACTACCATCATCATCAATTGTGGTTAACATCCCACATTCAAGACCTGCAAGCAGTTGACGCAATGCCTGAATTTGTGGTTTTGTGTCTAATGATTGTGTCATTTATCTAGAATTTCAATTTTATAGAGATCAGTTATATTTTTAGTGTTAATGTTTTTCAATTTATATACCTGAGTCTAAAGAGAGAATTATTAAAAATTACTATTACCAATTTATAACTAAAAAAATATACTTTTGAGTAGATGTCAACACGATAACTCAGATCCCCGACTTCTTGAAGAAGTCGGGGATCTTATTATTGTTCAATTCAAACTAATTACCCAATCCCGTAAATGTGAATTTATTTGTTCGGGAATTTCATCATGGGGACAATGACCTGCTGTGAGAAAATATTCTGTTAATTGAGGATAATATTCATGAAACTTTTGAGAACGTTCTCTGGCTTTCATCCAAGGATCTGCTTCTCCCCATAATAACAGTAAAGGACAAGTTAATTGTTTGAGTAAAATATCAACTTTCTCTCCTTGAGGACTGCTAAAAACAGAAACAAATACATCTAAAGCACCTTTATCAAAAGCTGGTTGCTGAATTTCTTCTACTAATTGATCAGTAATTGCACTTTTATCAAGATAAACCTTTTCTAAGGTGCGACGAATTACCCACTTTTGGCGCGTATATTGAAATAATAAAGATTGAGCTAAACGTTGTTTAAATGCCCATTTAATAGGCTTACCCAAAAGTTTTTGCAGAGGATTTGCAGGAGGTTGAATTTGATTTTCTGGTTGAGAAAAGGGACCGGCACTATTAAGCAATACCACACCAGCCGCACTATCAGGACGTTGGGAAGCGACGCATAAACAAGCATAACCACCCAAGGAATTACCTGCTAAAATTGTTTTTTGACCAATAACTTCGCTGATAAAATCATGGAGTTGGTCACGCCACAAGTCACCGCTATACTGTAATTTAGGTTTTGCTGAACGCCCAAATCCTAACAAGTCAATGGCAAATACTTGGAAATCTGCACCCAATTCTGTGATATTCTTGCGCCAATGGTCTGTGGAAGCACCAAAACCATGTACTAATAACAAAGGTGGACGCTGGGTTTGTGATTCTCCTGCTTGTACATAGTATACGTTATGTCCGCGCCATTGCCAGTATTGACCAGGAATAGGTTTTGTAGAGGGAGCGATACTTGTTTGCATATTACAAAGAAATATTAAGTTACTTCTAATATTGTAAATTAAATTATCGAACAACTGTATCGGCTCAATAAGTAGGGGTAACAGAGGAAAATAAGTGCAACGAGGTACACACAGTGTCATAGTAGTGTGTTAATTCTGTGTATTTTTGGAGGGATTGTCCGAAAAATTATTGGTGTTACCGTAGTTTACACCGGAAACATCTTTCCCCGATATATTGAGGGGATACAATTATTTAACTTTTCATTTTAGCTTGTGTCACTTACGTGACTCTAAGTATAAGTCACAAAAAAACATTTATTAGGTAAAAATTACGGTTTTGTTTAGAAAGAAAATCTTTTATTATTATACACATATTAACCCTGTTTGGATTAGAATTTGTAGAGGTTTAGCACTGCTCAACAGTGTCAAATACCTTCAAGCTTCAAGCCAGGGAATAAATTCCCTGTCTAATAGCTCAAGTCGGTTAAAACCGACTATGTTGGCGGTATTTATTCGAGAAATAGGATAATTTCTGATTTTGATGTCATCAGAGACTTGAGCCAGGGAATA
The window above is part of the Dolichospermum sp. DET69 genome. Proteins encoded here:
- a CDS encoding alpha/beta fold hydrolase, with translation MQTSIAPSTKPIPGQYWQWRGHNVYYVQAGESQTQRPPLLLVHGFGASTDHWRKNITELGADFQVFAIDLLGFGRSAKPKLQYSGDLWRDQLHDFISEVIGQKTILAGNSLGGYACLCVASQRPDSAAGVVLLNSAGPFSQPENQIQPPANPLQKLLGKPIKWAFKQRLAQSLLFQYTRQKWVIRRTLEKVYLDKSAITDQLVEEIQQPAFDKGALDVFVSVFSSPQGEKVDILLKQLTCPLLLLWGEADPWMKARERSQKFHEYYPQLTEYFLTAGHCPHDEIPEQINSHLRDWVISLN
- a CDS encoding pyridoxamine 5'-phosphate oxidase family protein, which codes for MTQSLDTKPQIQALRQLLAGLECGMLTTIDDDGSLHSRPMSIGHEIDDNGTLWFFTSANSHKIVEIQHHQQVNVSFSAPNQQRYVSILGTAQLTRDRYQLQEKWRPELGIWFPQGIDEPDIALLKVKVNKVDYWESSSSFIPQTISFF